In Hugenholtzia roseola DSM 9546, the genomic stretch GGCAACTTTTTCGCCAAAAGCGTTCATTTTGGCATCTAAGCCGTAAGCGATACCTGTACCGCCGTCGCCTTCACCCAACATGATACGATTGACGTTGTCATAGCCTTTTGCATCAGCATATTGTGTAGTGTCGTCTTCTAAACGACCACCAGACTCCTTAATCAAAGTTTCACGAATTGTCGCGAACTCTGCTAACATTTCAGAGGTAGCAGCCTGTACTTCTTGGGCTTTCTTAACCCAAATCATATCTTTTGGATTACCATTTTCGCTATTAACGACTTCGTTCATCGACTTAACGGTTAGACCGTTAGTACGACGCGCTACATCGCGAGCTTCGCGCAAACTGGCATCAATAAAATAGAACTTTTCAAGAACCGTATTTTGCACCTGCAAGGCGAGAAGGGCGGTGAGTACGAGATACATCATACCCACCATTCGCTGCCTTGGGGTTTCTTTACCGCCTCCAGCCATATTGGAATTGTGTTTTGAGAGTGAATGTCAAAAATAAAGAGAGAATAAGGAAAGAAAAAACGGGTATGCAACTTAGCCTTTCATAGCGGTAAGCATATTGCCGTAGACCTTGTTCAAAGTAGTAAGGTTTGAAGTAAGCTTGGTCATTTGCTCTTTGAAGAGTTGTGATTCCTTGCTTGCGTCTGCCATGTTTTCCATTGCCGCAGTAAGGTTAGAATAAAACTTATTCATCGCCTTTAAGTGGCTATTGGCATCTTTCAATTCCATTTCATACACTGCATTCAAACCTGCTAAGTTTTTAGTAATGGCTTGAACTTGGGTGTGATATTCCTTTGCTTCTTTTGCAGCATCTGCCATTGCGCCCATAGAGGCTACTGTTTTAGAGTAGGCTTCGTTTAGGCTTGAAAGCGATTGAGAAGCCTGTTTTACGCTACCTGCATATTGGTTTGTGGCAGTAACGGCTTCAGAGATGTCTTTCATGCGTGAGGCAGTGTCGTTTAAAGACTGGATACCTTGTCCGAATTTTTTGAAAGCATCTGCGCTAAGATTCGCTTCTGCCAACATCTTGTCAAGACCTGCTACGGCAGCTACTTCTTTGCCGTCGCTACCTTTGATAGGCTTCTTTGCAGCAGCCGCTTGCTCTGCCAATTCAGGATAAACACGCTCCCACTCATAGTGAGCAGCAGGCGGTTGAGCAGGCTCGAACACACCCATAAGGAAGATAACAGACTCTGTAATCAAACCTACGGTAAGCATCACACCTGCGCCAGGCCAGTGCATAATTTTAAAACACGCACCGAGTACAACGATTGCAGCACCCAAACTTGTCGCTTTGGGAACGATTACGCGATAAAACTTCTGAAGACCAGATTCTTTTTGATGAGCCATTGTTTAGCGTTTTTTTGAATGAGAGATTAAATGAATATAAAAGATTTAAGGTTTCGTTTGTAAGGTCAAATATTAGGATTTTTTTGCATAGATGCAAATTTTTAGGCTAATATTTGTCGAAATAAAATGCGTTTTTAACGTTTGCGCTTTGTTAGTGCCTGAAATTAAGGAGTTTGCGGAATTATTTTTTTTCGAGTTTTGGGCTTTTTTCCTTCGCCTTGTGGGGCGTTTGAAAAAGAGCGCGTTTTGATTCTGCAAAAGAGCCTTTCTTTCCAACTCTAACAATCGAGGGTTAAATTTGCAATAAAGATTTGAAACGTGCAAACCTTTGGGGCTTTTTTTCCAAAAAAACGCTAAAAAATAGACAAAAGGCGGTTCTGCCAAGGTAGAAAGTGCTATTTTTTAGGCTTTTGAGCGAATTTCTTTTGGTTAGATAGGATAGTATTCCTAAAAATAAAAAGCAGGTGCTTTCCAAAAATCCCGATAAGGTAGTGCGGTTTCTTCTTCGTACAAATCGCCTGACGTGCGCCTTTGTATCGCCTTTACCGACGTTGTTGCCACACAAAAGAACCTCTTGTTCCTTTCAAACGGTTTTGATTTTACAAAAATTGGGACTTTTTACCTTTTTTCCTACTCAAAAAATAACAGGTTTCGGTAAAGCCCCTATTAGTCGGGGTCAAAAGTATAAATAAATAGGTAAAAATCAAAAGGGAGAGCGTAAAAAAAAGCGGCAGAGGCAATTTTGCTCGGAAAACAGAAAACTCCCATCAAGTTCCCAATCCCAACCTCGATGGCGTTAAGTTCTGAAAAAAGCGTCGTATTTTTAGATTTGATACGAAATAAAATTTGGTTTAGACCCAATTTTGAGCCTGAAAACGCTTTTTTTACTTTAATTTGAGGTAGGACAAGGTAATGCCTTGTCCCTACACGAACAAACAACTTTTAGAACTTAACACCACTATCCGAAAGAGCAAGGATTTTTATTTTTTAGAGTTCTACTAAGGTAATGCCCGCTCCGCCTCTATCGGCGTGTTCGTCTTTCATGTCGCGAATTTCCTTGTATTGGCGTAGCGTGTCGCGTACTACCTGCCTCAAAACGCCATTTCCTTTGCCATGCAAGATGCGCAGGTGCTTCTGATTGAGCATCAGGGCTTCATCTAAAAAGGCTTCTACTTCAGCTTGGGCTTCTTCGGCACGCTTGCCTCTTAGGTCTAATTCGGGGGAAAAGTGCAGGACGCGCTCGTGCAGATTAGAGCCGATATTGGTTCGGATAGGCGTAGCAGTAGTATTGACGTAGGCTTTTTTATTGACTTTGAGGAGTTTTTTGAGGGCTACCGTCGTTTTGAGAACGCCCACCTGCACAACGGCATCTTTTCCACGTAGCTCGATGACCTCGCCTGCCGAACTCTGCCCCTGCAAGCGCACCCAATCGCCTACGCCGATTTCGCCCTCTATGGTATCGTCTTCTGTTGGCGTTTCGAGGGGTAGCTCTACTTCCTCTTCGCGCAGGGTCTGGTCTTGAAACTGTGCCAATTCTTTTCTCAAAAGTTTGGTGATTTCTTTTTCTGCCTGCCCTTCTTTGATAAGTCTGATGGTTTCTTCTATTTTCTGATTGGCTTGTTTGAGCAATAGCTTGGCTTCTTGCTTGGCTTCGTTGAGCATCTTTTTGCGGTTTGTGTCCAAATCGAGTTTCGCCTTTTCATACTCTTTGACCAATTTTTCGTACAAACGGTGCTTATTTTGGGCTTCCTGATTTTGGTGCATCAAGCGCGAATTTTGCTTTTCCAAACTGCGCAAGAGTTTTTCCATTTCTACCTGCTCATTTCCAACCTTAGAAGCGGCATTTTGCAAGACATCTTTGGGTAAGCCTATTTTTTTGGCAATCTCTAAGGCAAAAGAACTACCCGGTTTGCCCATTTCGAGTTGGAAAAGCGGCTCCATATTTTCCACATCAAAACGCATTGCCCCATTGACAATCGTAGGCAAACGCTCCGCCATAAGTTTGAGATTGGCATAGTGAGTCGTGATGACGGCAAAGACACGCTGCTTTTCTAATTGCTCCAAAATCGCCTCTGCAATGGCTGCCCCGATTTGTGGTTCTGTGCCTGTGCCAAACTCATCTATTAGACACAAAGACGATTTTTTGCCAAAAAAGAGCAACTTTTTCATATTGGTCAGATGCGAAGAATAGGTACTCAAATCGTTTTCCAACGACTGCTCATCACCAATATCTACAAAAATATCTTGGAAAATACCCATGCGCGAGCCTTCCTCCATTGGCACAAGCAAACCGCACTGATACATATATTGCACCAAACCTGTCATCTTCAAAGTAACGGATTTTCCACCTGCATTAGGACCTGAAATAAGCAAGATGCGTTTGTGTCCATCGAGGGTAATGGTGTGTGGCACAACCGCCTTGTTTTGCTTCTGGTAAGATAAAAGTAACAAGGGGTGATAGGCTTTGTGCCATTTGATAAGCGGACGATTTTCGAAATGTGGATTTAAAGCCTGCATCTTGACCGCTAATCGCGCCTTTGCCCGTACAAAATCTATGTGTGCCAAAAAAGAATACGCATGGGTAAGCACGCCCAAATAAGGGCGGATTTCGTTGGTCAGAGCCGTTAGAATCCGAATAATCTCACGCTTTTCCTGATTGGTGAGCTGTTTGATGTCGTTATTGAGGTCTATAATTTCTTCGGGTTCGATAAAAACGGTCTGCCCAGTGGCGGAGGAATCGTGAATAATCCCCTTTACCTGTTTTCTATATTCTGTCTTGACGGGAATGACCATTCGCCCTTCGCGCAGCGTAATTTCTACATCATCTTTGGTATAATCCTGACTTTTTGCATTTTTCAAAATCTGCTCGATGCGCTTTCGCAAAAAGGCTTGTGTGCGGATAATCTCCTGCCTGATTTTCTGTAATTCGGGCGAGGCATTGCTTCTAAGCCTGCCTTGGTCGTCTATCACACGCGCCAGTGCCTCCAAAATTTGATACGGCACTTCCACTTCGGCACACAAAGCACGCAAGCGCGGAAATTCCTCTTGGGGCTGCCGCTTGATAAGGCGCACCGTTTGGTAAAGGGTAGTAAGTGAGTTTTTTAGGTCGGCAAATTCCGCTTCGGTTAGGAAATTGTTTTCTATCGCGGCTTTCTGCAAATATGCCGATACATCGAGGTAGTAGCCTTCGGGCGGATTCTCATTTAAAGTAATCAATTTGACAAACTCTGCCGTTTCCTCTGTACTTTTGGCAATTTCGACATAGTCGGTAGAAAAAGACATTTGAGCGACCAACTCTCTGCCCATTGTGCCTTGACATTCTTCCTTTAAAAGCGTCCTTATTTTATCGAAACCTAACTTGGGTTCTATATTATCGGGGTAAATCATTGTATCGTGCTATGAAGTGGAAAAGAGGTGAAAGGTTTGAAGGTTATAGTTTGAAAGACAAACACAGTTGGGCGCAAATAGGTTCAAAAATCTGACAAAACCCTAACATGAAGCAAGGACAAGGGGCTGCCTTGTCCTTGCTATTTCACAATACCGCCTATGCAACACCCACAGAATCAGCACTAAAACGCCAAGAGTTTTTCTAATTTCGCCTTAAAACGGCTTTCGGGTAGAAAGTTTTTCTCTAATTCAGGGGCAAAAGGCACAGCCGTATCTAAACTTCCCTCACGCATGACAGGCGCGTCGAGGTATTGGAAAAGATTTTCTGCTATCCAAGCCGCAATTTCGCCGCCGATACCGCCCGTAAGGGTATCTTCGTGCAGAATAATTGCCTTGCCTGTCTTCTTGACCGATTCGCTAACTGCCTGCGTATCCCAAGGCAAAAGCGTGCGCAAATCCACAATATCTGCCGAAATGCCTAATTCTTCCACTGCCTTTTTTGCCCAATGCACGCCCATGCCGTAAGTGATGATAGAAACATCTTCGCCTTCGGTTACAAAATTTGCCTTTCCGATTTGTAGGGTATAATAATCGTCATGCACCTCTTCGGAAATGGCGCGGTAGAGTGCCTTGTGTTCGAAAAAGATGATAGGATTTGGGTCTTCAATCGCTGCATTGAGCAACCCTTTGGCATCATAGGGCGAAGAAGGATAGACTACCTTCAAACCGGGCGTATGGAAAAACCACGCTTCATTCGATTGAGAGTGAAAAGGTCCCGCTGCCACGCCTGCACCTGTCGGCATGCGCACCACCACGTCGGCATTTTGTCCCCAGCGGTAGTGGAGTTTTGCCAAATTATTGACAATCTGATTAAAACCACAGGTAACAAAGTCGGCAAACTGCATTTCTACCATCGCCTTCCA encodes the following:
- the gldL gene encoding gliding motility protein GldL, which translates into the protein MAHQKESGLQKFYRVIVPKATSLGAAIVVLGACFKIMHWPGAGVMLTVGLITESVIFLMGVFEPAQPPAAHYEWERVYPELAEQAAAAKKPIKGSDGKEVAAVAGLDKMLAEANLSADAFKKFGQGIQSLNDTASRMKDISEAVTATNQYAGSVKQASQSLSSLNEAYSKTVASMGAMADAAKEAKEYHTQVQAITKNLAGLNAVYEMELKDANSHLKAMNKFYSNLTAAMENMADASKESQLFKEQMTKLTSNLTTLNKVYGNMLTAMKG
- a CDS encoding endonuclease MutS2, which translates into the protein MIYPDNIEPKLGFDKIRTLLKEECQGTMGRELVAQMSFSTDYVEIAKSTEETAEFVKLITLNENPPEGYYLDVSAYLQKAAIENNFLTEAEFADLKNSLTTLYQTVRLIKRQPQEEFPRLRALCAEVEVPYQILEALARVIDDQGRLRSNASPELQKIRQEIIRTQAFLRKRIEQILKNAKSQDYTKDDVEITLREGRMVIPVKTEYRKQVKGIIHDSSATGQTVFIEPEEIIDLNNDIKQLTNQEKREIIRILTALTNEIRPYLGVLTHAYSFLAHIDFVRAKARLAVKMQALNPHFENRPLIKWHKAYHPLLLLSYQKQNKAVVPHTITLDGHKRILLISGPNAGGKSVTLKMTGLVQYMYQCGLLVPMEEGSRMGIFQDIFVDIGDEQSLENDLSTYSSHLTNMKKLLFFGKKSSLCLIDEFGTGTEPQIGAAIAEAILEQLEKQRVFAVITTHYANLKLMAERLPTIVNGAMRFDVENMEPLFQLEMGKPGSSFALEIAKKIGLPKDVLQNAASKVGNEQVEMEKLLRSLEKQNSRLMHQNQEAQNKHRLYEKLVKEYEKAKLDLDTNRKKMLNEAKQEAKLLLKQANQKIEETIRLIKEGQAEKEITKLLRKELAQFQDQTLREEEVELPLETPTEDDTIEGEIGVGDWVRLQGQSSAGEVIELRGKDAVVQVGVLKTTVALKKLLKVNKKAYVNTTATPIRTNIGSNLHERVLHFSPELDLRGKRAEEAQAEVEAFLDEALMLNQKHLRILHGKGNGVLRQVVRDTLRQYKEIRDMKDEHADRGGAGITLVEL